From one Amycolatopsis sp. FDAARGOS 1241 genomic stretch:
- a CDS encoding LysR family transcriptional regulator — protein MLNPWRLRLLTRLDTLGTIRAVAQASNLSASSVSQQLAVLEAETHTALLERTGRHVRLTPAGVILARRARAILDHMDTVEAELRGLGEEPAGLVRLGAFQSAVHTLAVPAATRLGAAHPDLHVEVLQLEPHESMPALRGGDADLIITTTDFVEQPLDPDVDLVPLATDPIVAVLPPDHPATRRGAADLATFADEAWAFDMPQSYMATLTLRLCRQAGFEPRVVCRFSNYMLALQHVEAGLSIALLPGLAVDPRYRVATRELVSPVTRTITAAVRRGSPRRAAVQVVLDALRQNPDLPHLGGDE, from the coding sequence GTGCTGAACCCGTGGCGCCTGCGGCTGCTGACCCGGCTGGACACCCTGGGGACGATCCGCGCGGTCGCCCAGGCGTCGAACCTGAGCGCTTCCAGCGTGTCGCAGCAGCTGGCCGTGCTGGAGGCCGAAACGCACACCGCGCTGCTCGAACGCACCGGCCGCCACGTCCGCCTCACCCCGGCCGGCGTCATCCTGGCCCGGCGTGCCCGCGCGATCCTGGACCACATGGACACGGTCGAAGCCGAGCTACGCGGCCTCGGCGAGGAACCCGCCGGCCTGGTCCGGCTGGGTGCGTTCCAGAGCGCGGTTCACACGCTGGCGGTGCCCGCGGCCACGCGCCTGGGCGCGGCGCACCCCGACCTCCACGTCGAGGTCCTCCAGCTGGAGCCCCACGAAAGCATGCCCGCTCTCCGCGGCGGCGACGCGGACCTCATCATCACCACCACGGACTTCGTCGAGCAGCCCCTGGACCCCGACGTGGACCTCGTGCCGCTCGCCACGGACCCGATCGTCGCCGTTCTGCCGCCGGACCACCCCGCCACCCGCCGGGGCGCCGCCGACCTCGCCACCTTCGCCGACGAGGCCTGGGCGTTCGACATGCCGCAGTCCTACATGGCCACGCTGACGCTGCGGCTGTGCCGCCAGGCGGGTTTCGAGCCGCGCGTGGTGTGCCGGTTCAGCAACTACATGCTCGCCCTGCAGCACGTCGAGGCCGGCCTGTCGATCGCCTTGCTGCCCGGCCTGGCGGTCGATCCGCGCTACCGGGTGGCCACGCGGGAGCTGGTCTCCCCGGTGACGCGCACGATCACCGCGGCCGTCCGCCGCGGTTCGCCCCGGCGCGCGGCGGTCCAGGTCGTGCTGGACGCTCTGCGGCAGAACCCCGACCTGCCCCACCTCGGCGGTGACGAGTAG
- a CDS encoding aspartate aminotransferase family protein, which produces MAAPTTAPSSAEAFWADADRHLVRYGGAFTREIIDRAAGSFLYTADGRKILDFTSGQMSAILGHSHPEIVETVRRQAGTLDHLFSGMLSRPVVDLARRLAETLPAPLEKALLLTTGAETNEAAIRMAKLVTGKHEIVSFARSWHGMTAAAAAATYSAGRKGYGPAAPGNFAIPAPNTYRPDFTTPDGSLDWRRQLDFAFDLIDAQSVGSLAAFLAEPILSSGGIIEPPPGYFAALREKCRERGMLLILDEAQTGLCRTGTWYAFERDGVVPDLLTVSKTLGAGLPLAAVLTSAEIEETAHERGFLFFTTHVSDPLVASVGTTVLDVLHRDRLDERARELGAFLRRGLQDIAARHEVVGDLRGRGLLAGLELVVDRETKKSSDRLGSLVTKRCLELGLHMNIVQLKGMGGVFRIAPPLTATEEELSLGLAILDEAIGDACATL; this is translated from the coding sequence ATGGCTGCTCCGACCACTGCCCCGTCCTCCGCCGAGGCGTTCTGGGCCGACGCCGACCGGCACCTCGTGCGCTACGGCGGTGCGTTCACCCGCGAGATCATCGACCGCGCCGCCGGCAGCTTCCTGTACACGGCCGACGGCCGGAAGATCCTCGACTTCACCTCCGGCCAGATGAGCGCGATCCTCGGCCACTCGCACCCCGAGATCGTCGAGACCGTGCGCCGCCAGGCCGGCACGCTCGACCACCTGTTCAGCGGCATGCTCAGCCGCCCCGTGGTCGACCTGGCCCGGCGACTGGCCGAGACGCTCCCGGCACCCCTGGAGAAGGCATTGCTGCTGACCACCGGCGCGGAGACGAACGAGGCCGCGATCCGGATGGCCAAGCTCGTGACCGGCAAGCACGAGATCGTGTCGTTCGCGCGCTCGTGGCACGGCATGACGGCGGCCGCCGCGGCCGCGACCTACAGCGCCGGCCGCAAGGGCTACGGCCCGGCCGCGCCCGGAAACTTCGCGATCCCCGCACCCAACACCTACCGCCCCGACTTCACCACGCCCGACGGTTCCCTCGACTGGCGCCGTCAGCTCGACTTCGCGTTCGACCTCATCGACGCGCAGTCCGTCGGCAGCCTGGCGGCGTTCCTCGCCGAGCCGATCCTCAGCTCCGGCGGCATCATCGAGCCACCGCCGGGCTATTTCGCGGCACTGCGGGAAAAGTGCCGGGAACGCGGGATGCTGCTGATCCTCGACGAAGCCCAGACCGGCCTCTGCCGCACGGGAACCTGGTACGCGTTCGAACGCGACGGCGTCGTGCCCGACCTCCTGACCGTGTCCAAGACCCTCGGCGCCGGCCTGCCGCTCGCGGCCGTGCTGACGAGCGCCGAGATCGAGGAAACGGCGCACGAGCGCGGATTCCTGTTCTTCACCACGCACGTGTCCGACCCGCTGGTCGCCTCCGTCGGCACCACCGTTCTGGACGTCCTGCACCGCGACCGCCTCGACGAGCGCGCCCGAGAGCTCGGCGCGTTCCTCCGCCGGGGGCTGCAGGACATCGCCGCACGCCACGAGGTCGTCGGCGACCTGCGCGGGCGCGGCCTGCTGGCCGGGCTCGAACTCGTCGTCGATCGCGAGACCAAGAAAAGCTCCGACCGGCTGGGCTCGCTCGTCACGAAGCGGTGCCTCGAACTGGGGCTGCACATGAACATCGTGCAGCTCAAGGGCATGGGCGGTGTCTTCCGGATCGCACCACCGCTCACGGCCACGGAGGAGGAGCTGTCCCTCGGTCTGGCCATTTTGGACGAAGCGATCGGCGACGCGTGCGCCACGCTGTGA
- a CDS encoding ferritin-like domain-containing protein gives MTDLKSAQAALAEIVEQGEGAARTQVWDGDRDVFHPERDEVAHFYRFQELKHGRCYRTGDTPQTGPTGEEIQVDFDGLLPMRRNPRTADYPEGSEIRAAQQEFNTTYCLLLYLLEDAFTGNPANCARPSARCSS, from the coding sequence TTGACCGACTTGAAGTCGGCGCAGGCCGCGCTCGCGGAAATCGTGGAACAAGGCGAGGGCGCCGCGCGCACGCAGGTGTGGGACGGCGACCGCGACGTCTTCCACCCCGAACGCGACGAGGTCGCCCACTTCTACCGCTTCCAGGAGCTCAAGCACGGCCGCTGCTACCGGACCGGCGACACCCCGCAGACCGGCCCGACCGGTGAGGAGATCCAGGTCGACTTCGATGGCCTCCTGCCGATGCGCCGCAACCCGCGCACGGCCGACTACCCCGAGGGCAGCGAGATCCGCGCGGCGCAGCAGGAGTTCAACACCACCTACTGCCTGCTGCTCTACCTGCTCGAAGACGCGTTCACCGGCAACCCGGCCAACTGCGCGCGGCCGTCGGCACGATGTTCCAGCTGA
- a CDS encoding nitroreductase family deazaflavin-dependent oxidoreductase: protein MTDRPPTGVLRWALRAPIPLYRWGFGPLLGHRLLYLAHRGRKSGARREVVVEVVRHRADVPELTVIAAWGGVPQWYRNVEAAAPIEVRCGKYRWREPVARFLDNAELAEVLRGYRDRNPRAWSKIGPQLGFPADPADPLWTKSVERVHGVAFTPAQR from the coding sequence GTGACCGATCGTCCGCCGACGGGGGTGCTGCGGTGGGCGCTCAGGGCGCCGATTCCGTTGTACCGCTGGGGGTTCGGCCCCCTGCTGGGGCACCGGCTGCTGTACCTCGCCCATCGGGGGCGGAAGTCCGGGGCGAGGCGGGAAGTGGTGGTCGAGGTCGTCCGGCACCGGGCGGACGTGCCCGAGCTGACGGTCATCGCGGCGTGGGGTGGGGTGCCGCAGTGGTACCGGAACGTCGAGGCGGCCGCGCCGATCGAGGTGCGGTGCGGCAAGTACCGGTGGCGGGAGCCGGTGGCCCGGTTCCTGGACAACGCCGAGCTGGCCGAGGTGCTTCGGGGCTACCGGGACCGCAACCCCCGGGCGTGGAGCAAGATCGGGCCGCAGCTGGGCTTCCCGGCCGATCCGGCTGATCCACTGTGGACGAAGTCGGTGGAACGGGTGCACGGGGTTGCGTTCACGCCCGCACAGCGCTGA
- a CDS encoding GNAT family N-acetyltransferase has product MAYDRATATPIGRGGLSCTAERRLELGWAVRESWWGQGYATQIDRAGLDSAFSELGAREVISFTETRNHRSRAVMERLGFRHDRDITHRGEPFVLYVHAACS; this is encoded by the coding sequence CTGGCCTACGACCGCGCCACCGCCACCCCCATCGGCCGCGGCGGCCTGTCCTGCACAGCCGAACGCCGGCTCGAGCTCGGCTGGGCGGTGCGCGAATCGTGGTGGGGACAGGGCTACGCCACGCAAATCGACCGGGCCGGGCTGGACTCCGCGTTCAGCGAGCTAGGCGCTCGCGAGGTCATCTCCTTCACCGAAACCCGCAACCACCGCTCCCGCGCCGTCATGGAACGGCTGGGGTTCCGCCACGACCGGGACATCACCCACCGCGGCGAGCCGTTCGTGCTGTACGTGCATGCAGCATGCAGCTAG
- a CDS encoding IclR family transcriptional regulator produces MANDSLTSVHRALRVLTALGSGPLGVQAVADVLGSEKTQVSRTLKALAEEGFAERDPLTLEYALGWRVFALAAAGTDSHLRRTASKALRALTRDLGEAAYLTVREGSSALTVLSESSGHGIQAHEWVGRTTPLNCTSSGRALLLGLDADEVAAILPTGPLPGRRGAPRTAAALLKRLRQERPAGHVVCAEEYEVGLTSVAAPVLGFQGTPIAAVNVSMPSFRLTPATLKRTIAAVITTAASLSSNQGTDTCRQEPGSPER; encoded by the coding sequence ATGGCCAACGACAGCCTCACGAGCGTCCACCGCGCCCTGCGGGTGCTCACCGCGCTCGGCTCGGGGCCGCTCGGCGTGCAGGCGGTCGCCGACGTGCTCGGCTCGGAGAAGACGCAGGTCTCCCGTACGCTCAAAGCGCTCGCCGAGGAGGGCTTCGCCGAGCGCGACCCGCTGACCCTCGAGTACGCCCTGGGCTGGCGCGTCTTCGCCCTCGCCGCGGCCGGCACCGACAGCCACCTGCGCCGCACCGCCTCGAAAGCCCTCCGCGCGCTGACGCGCGACCTGGGCGAAGCCGCCTACCTCACCGTCCGCGAGGGCTCGTCGGCGCTCACCGTCCTCAGCGAGTCGTCCGGCCACGGCATCCAGGCCCACGAGTGGGTCGGCCGGACCACCCCGCTGAACTGCACGTCGAGCGGCCGCGCCCTCCTCCTCGGCCTCGACGCCGACGAGGTCGCTGCGATCCTCCCCACCGGCCCGCTGCCCGGCCGGCGAGGCGCCCCGCGCACCGCGGCGGCCCTCCTGAAACGCCTGCGTCAGGAGCGCCCCGCCGGCCACGTCGTGTGCGCCGAGGAGTACGAGGTCGGCCTCACCTCCGTCGCCGCGCCCGTCCTGGGCTTCCAGGGCACGCCGATCGCCGCGGTGAACGTGTCGATGCCCTCGTTCCGGCTCACCCCCGCGACCCTGAAGCGCACCATCGCCGCGGTCATCACCACCGCGGCGAGCCTGTCGAGCAATCAGGGCACGGATACCTGCAGGCAGGAACCGGGATCCCCCGAACGCTGA
- a CDS encoding asparagine synthase-related protein, whose protein sequence is MSGGLDSSLVAAVAAQEYARRGLRLKTFSVGTADSPDLAAAREVAAFLGTDHHEAVFDAAQAIAALDDVIASVESFDAGLIRSAVPNWFLAELASRHVKAVLTGEGADELFAGYGYYHERHRAPGALRRELVRTVSLLHGLNLQRCDRVTMAHGLEARVPFLDTAVVTHAMSLPDEVKVLGPDGIEKAHLRRAFTGRLPGSVLWRRKAEFGTGSGAQDLLTPYWESRVTDADLAANRTAQVRSKEELAYYRAFRRALPEIRPSSVLTRFAVA, encoded by the coding sequence CTGTCGGGCGGGCTCGATTCGAGCCTCGTCGCCGCCGTCGCGGCGCAGGAGTACGCGCGGCGCGGCCTGCGGCTGAAGACGTTCTCCGTCGGCACCGCGGACTCCCCCGACCTCGCCGCCGCCCGCGAGGTCGCGGCGTTCCTCGGCACCGACCACCACGAGGCCGTCTTCGACGCGGCGCAGGCGATCGCGGCGCTGGACGACGTGATCGCGTCGGTCGAATCGTTCGACGCAGGGCTCATCCGCAGCGCCGTCCCGAACTGGTTCCTGGCCGAGCTCGCGTCGCGCCACGTCAAGGCCGTGCTGACCGGCGAAGGCGCCGACGAGCTCTTCGCCGGCTACGGCTACTACCACGAACGCCACCGCGCGCCGGGCGCCCTGCGGCGCGAGCTCGTGCGGACGGTGAGCCTGCTGCACGGCCTCAACCTGCAACGCTGCGACCGCGTGACGATGGCCCACGGCCTCGAGGCCCGCGTGCCGTTCCTCGACACCGCCGTCGTCACCCACGCCATGTCCCTGCCCGACGAGGTCAAGGTGCTCGGCCCCGACGGCATCGAGAAGGCCCACCTGCGCCGGGCCTTCACCGGTCGGCTCCCCGGCTCGGTCCTCTGGCGCCGCAAAGCGGAATTCGGCACCGGCAGCGGCGCGCAGGACCTGCTGACGCCGTACTGGGAAAGCCGCGTGACCGACGCCGACCTCGCCGCGAACCGGACGGCACAGGTGCGGTCCAAAGAGGAGCTGGCGTACTACCGCGCGTTCCGGCGCGCGCTGCCGGAGATCCGGCCCAGCTCGGTACTGACGCGGTTCGCCGTGGCCTGA
- a CDS encoding cytochrome P450 — MPLTLDHPVHDLDPAIPTYDEGAVLRKHGPIVPVQLAEGVRAWATTTYDATRTVLESHPHLSKDPAHWGAYRRGEIPAGFPLLPFIVGETMLTKDGADHLRLRRLVARAFTPKHIATLAPRVERLAGELLDGLDTGSVLDLKEQYAFPLPMRIISEFFGVTDPERQQVLRGHYATLLSADATGEQRQAAALGLGDELTRLIEDKRRHPGDDLTSTLAAIDDGDRLSEQELRDTLQLILVAGHETTVNAITTTIHALLTHPDQLALVRGGRHDWSAAFEAALAWNGPFRNVYMRYATADTEIAGTRVREGEPIFVLLAFSDREAAERYDVTRPPKGHLAFGAGPHFCIGAPLARLEGAVAVGKLFTRFPDLRLAVAENELTPLISPAINGLTTLPVRLG, encoded by the coding sequence TTGCCGCTGACGCTCGACCACCCCGTGCACGATCTCGACCCGGCGATCCCGACGTACGACGAAGGGGCGGTGCTGCGCAAGCACGGCCCGATCGTCCCGGTGCAGCTGGCCGAAGGCGTCCGGGCCTGGGCCACCACCACGTACGACGCCACGCGCACGGTGCTCGAGAGCCACCCGCACCTGTCGAAGGACCCCGCGCACTGGGGCGCCTACCGGCGCGGCGAAATCCCGGCCGGATTCCCGTTGCTGCCCTTCATCGTCGGCGAAACCATGCTCACCAAGGACGGCGCCGACCACCTGCGGCTGCGGCGGCTGGTCGCGCGGGCGTTCACACCGAAGCACATCGCCACGCTCGCGCCGCGCGTCGAACGGCTCGCCGGCGAACTGCTCGACGGCCTCGACACCGGCTCGGTGCTCGATCTCAAGGAGCAGTACGCGTTCCCGCTGCCGATGCGGATCATCTCGGAGTTCTTCGGCGTCACGGACCCTGAACGGCAGCAGGTCCTGCGCGGGCACTACGCGACTCTGCTCAGTGCCGACGCGACGGGCGAGCAGCGCCAGGCCGCCGCGCTCGGCCTCGGCGACGAGCTGACGCGGCTCATCGAAGACAAACGGCGGCACCCCGGCGACGACCTCACCAGCACACTCGCCGCCATCGACGACGGCGATCGCCTCAGCGAACAGGAACTGCGCGACACCCTGCAGCTCATCCTCGTCGCCGGACACGAGACGACCGTCAACGCGATCACCACGACGATCCACGCGCTGCTGACCCATCCCGACCAGCTCGCCCTCGTGCGCGGGGGCCGGCACGACTGGTCCGCCGCGTTCGAGGCTGCGCTGGCGTGGAACGGACCCTTCCGCAACGTCTATATGCGTTACGCCACCGCCGACACCGAGATCGCCGGCACGCGCGTGCGCGAGGGCGAGCCTATTTTCGTGCTGCTCGCGTTCTCCGACCGCGAAGCCGCCGAGCGCTACGACGTGACACGCCCACCCAAGGGGCACCTCGCGTTCGGCGCCGGCCCGCACTTCTGCATCGGCGCTCCCCTGGCCCGCCTCGAAGGCGCGGTGGCGGTGGGCAAGCTGTTCACGCGGTTCCCCGACCTGCGCCTGGCCGTTGCCGAGAACGAGCTGACACCGCTGATCTCGCCGGCGATCAACGGCTTGACGACGTTGCCCGTGCGGCTCGGGTGA
- a CDS encoding lamin tail domain-containing protein, whose product MTEARVRRWRRSLRRPLVAVAGAALVLGALAAPSASAEPADDVRINEVVTTGDVNDSIELFNKSTATVDVSGWILKDDQNSSKYKIASGTTLAPGGFRAFDVHSAFGLGSDDQARLYFADGTTLVDSFSWSQHSNPSWSRCPDGTGSFHQAALTLGAANACGGSGQGTSPVAWPGSGTVSTADASNVFGEDLSGLYQEGGVLWAAQNSGKLWRLVSNGSGGWQPDAASGWSTGKPLHFPNGSGTPDDEAVTVTGSGSPAGVYVATERDGDKSGTSRLSVLRYDVSGTTTSLTAAKEWNLTAELPSVDANSGFEGLTWVPDSALTAAGFTDASTGAAYSPGSYGSHTGGVFFVGVEGTGMVYGYVLQDSGAFTRVAAFSTGMAGLMELQWEPQASHLWAVCDDTCSGQHRTFALSSGSFTLAAVYNRPSGMSNYNNEGFSVAPATECSGGAKPVYWSDDSNDGGHALRKGSISC is encoded by the coding sequence GTGACCGAAGCACGCGTTCGCCGGTGGCGCCGAAGCCTCCGTCGTCCCCTCGTCGCCGTCGCCGGGGCCGCCCTGGTGCTCGGTGCGCTCGCAGCGCCGAGTGCGAGTGCCGAACCCGCCGACGATGTCCGGATCAACGAGGTGGTGACGACCGGCGACGTCAACGACTCGATCGAGCTCTTCAACAAGAGCACCGCGACCGTGGACGTCTCGGGCTGGATCCTCAAGGACGACCAGAACAGCTCGAAGTACAAGATCGCCTCCGGCACGACGCTGGCGCCCGGCGGGTTCCGAGCGTTCGACGTGCACAGCGCGTTCGGCCTCGGCTCCGACGACCAGGCCCGGCTCTATTTCGCCGACGGCACGACGCTCGTCGACAGCTTCTCGTGGAGCCAGCACTCGAACCCTTCGTGGTCGCGCTGCCCCGACGGCACGGGCTCGTTCCACCAGGCCGCACTGACGCTGGGCGCCGCGAACGCGTGCGGCGGCTCGGGCCAGGGCACGTCTCCGGTCGCGTGGCCGGGCAGCGGGACGGTCTCGACGGCCGACGCGTCGAACGTCTTCGGTGAGGACCTCAGCGGTCTGTACCAGGAGGGCGGCGTCCTGTGGGCGGCGCAGAACTCCGGCAAGCTGTGGCGGCTCGTGTCGAACGGTTCGGGTGGCTGGCAGCCCGACGCGGCGTCGGGCTGGTCGACGGGCAAGCCGCTGCACTTCCCGAACGGGTCGGGCACGCCGGACGACGAAGCCGTGACCGTGACCGGTTCGGGCTCGCCGGCGGGCGTCTACGTGGCGACCGAACGCGACGGTGACAAGTCCGGCACGAGCCGGCTTTCCGTGCTGCGCTACGACGTCAGCGGCACCACCACGTCGCTGACCGCCGCGAAGGAGTGGAACCTGACCGCGGAACTGCCGTCGGTGGACGCCAACTCGGGCTTCGAAGGCCTGACGTGGGTGCCCGACTCGGCCCTGACCGCAGCCGGCTTCACGGATGCGTCCACGGGCGCCGCCTACTCCCCCGGCAGCTACGGCTCGCACACGGGCGGGGTCTTCTTCGTCGGCGTCGAAGGGACCGGCATGGTCTACGGCTACGTACTGCAGGACTCCGGCGCCTTCACGCGCGTGGCCGCCTTCAGCACCGGCATGGCCGGCTTGATGGAACTCCAGTGGGAACCGCAGGCCTCCCACCTCTGGGCCGTCTGCGACGACACGTGCTCCGGCCAGCACCGGACGTTCGCGCTGTCGTCGGGATCGTTCACCCTCGCCGCGGTCTACAACCGGCCGAGCGGGATGTCGAACTACAACAACGAGGGCTTCTCCGTCGCGCCCGCGACCGAATGCTCAGGCGGGGCGAAGCCCGTGTATTGGTCGGATGACAGCAACGACGGCGGGCACGCGTTGCGGAAGGGCAGCATCAGCTGCTGA
- a CDS encoding class I SAM-dependent methyltransferase produces the protein MADLEWLRGQWDKYAPRYDRSIGVLERLQFGDGREWVCAQASGDVLDVAVGTGLNLAWYPAGVRVTGLDLSPAMLRLARERAGDLGLTVTLQEGDAQSLPFADASFDTVVCTLGLCGFPDERAAIAEMHRVLRPDGRLLLLDHIGSHHRAIRWGQRLLEHFTVRTLGDYQTRRPLPHVQATGFEITRAERGKLGTVERLAARKR, from the coding sequence GTGGCCGACCTCGAGTGGCTGCGCGGCCAGTGGGACAAGTACGCCCCGCGGTACGACCGCAGCATCGGCGTCCTCGAACGGCTCCAGTTCGGCGACGGCCGCGAGTGGGTCTGTGCCCAGGCGAGCGGCGACGTCCTCGACGTGGCCGTCGGCACGGGCCTCAACCTGGCCTGGTACCCGGCCGGCGTGCGCGTGACCGGCCTGGACCTCAGCCCCGCCATGCTGCGCCTGGCCCGCGAGCGCGCCGGCGACCTCGGCCTGACCGTGACGCTCCAGGAGGGCGACGCCCAGTCCCTCCCGTTCGCCGACGCGTCCTTCGACACCGTCGTCTGCACCCTCGGCCTGTGCGGCTTCCCCGACGAGCGCGCCGCCATCGCCGAGATGCACCGCGTCCTGCGCCCGGACGGCCGCCTCCTGTTGCTGGACCACATCGGCAGCCACCACCGCGCGATCCGGTGGGGCCAGCGCCTCCTGGAGCACTTCACCGTCCGCACCCTCGGCGACTACCAGACCCGCCGCCCCCTCCCGCACGTCCAGGCCACGGGCTTCGAAATCACGCGCGCGGAACGCGGCAAACTCGGTACGGTCGAACGCCTCGCGGCGCGAAAACGCTGA
- a CDS encoding ABC transporter substrate-binding protein: MTRGQRRWLQPEGAAGHGSDQEFFERRTDLVRVAERAVRSLRGQAVRFFDTADGTARRVSVDVTDGDERLARLDVVDAEAPFGLTVRELQVATCVAGGLANQEIAGALDCARRTVATHLEHIFTKTGVNSRATVATLLAEHDAYAAPLPAKDLVLPAALLALFEERPRRAPRRVKPRPALIGAVYTAAAGAEAVAMRRGDKLAMTELNARGGVAGREVEHVALAATPEGLMDAVAELTARGVDAVVFGNFPLPYARPAIAAAAAAGVPVLHSMTGPALSDDVHADPRGLGSVFQVCSTEAAYVPGLLRTLPHRGRLAILPRESTFDASVPEQIARHAAAAGWELVYADPVPDHTRDFTDVVRQLDRVQADAVSLSTFPEATLSAFLTAAEPLRDRTLVHVAWSPAAPGFTERFRSLSDGLVWSTVIGNVDTPACHAFEQRYRAVYGGEPGLGAAAVHFDMVNVLAHVWSQVSRPWDFAAVRKQLRSVASFGVTGAHQFLGRGQRGLSYPDDTGDPTRGHPHLVYRIEGGTHRRLAPSLLT; this comes from the coding sequence GTGACTCGGGGACAGCGGCGGTGGCTGCAGCCGGAGGGCGCGGCCGGGCACGGGAGTGACCAGGAGTTCTTCGAGCGGCGCACGGATCTGGTGCGGGTGGCCGAGCGGGCGGTGCGCAGCCTGCGAGGCCAGGCGGTCCGGTTCTTCGACACCGCGGACGGCACGGCGCGCCGGGTGAGCGTGGACGTGACCGACGGCGACGAGCGGCTCGCTCGGCTGGACGTCGTGGACGCGGAGGCGCCGTTCGGTTTGACGGTGCGGGAGCTGCAGGTCGCGACCTGCGTGGCGGGCGGGCTGGCCAACCAGGAGATCGCCGGGGCGCTCGACTGCGCGCGAAGGACCGTGGCGACGCACCTGGAGCACATCTTCACCAAGACCGGCGTGAACTCCCGTGCCACCGTCGCGACCCTGCTGGCCGAGCACGACGCGTACGCGGCGCCGCTCCCGGCGAAGGATCTGGTGCTGCCGGCCGCGCTCCTGGCACTGTTCGAAGAACGGCCCAGGAGAGCGCCACGGCGGGTGAAGCCACGGCCGGCCCTGATCGGGGCCGTGTACACGGCCGCGGCGGGCGCCGAGGCCGTCGCGATGCGGCGGGGCGACAAGCTGGCAATGACCGAGCTCAACGCGCGCGGCGGCGTCGCCGGGCGGGAAGTGGAGCACGTGGCGCTGGCGGCGACGCCGGAGGGACTGATGGACGCCGTGGCGGAGCTGACGGCACGCGGGGTCGACGCGGTCGTCTTCGGGAACTTCCCCTTGCCGTACGCGCGGCCGGCCATCGCCGCCGCCGCGGCGGCCGGGGTGCCGGTGCTGCACAGCATGACCGGGCCCGCGCTGAGCGACGACGTGCACGCCGACCCGCGCGGCCTGGGCTCGGTGTTCCAGGTCTGCTCCACCGAGGCCGCGTACGTGCCCGGCCTCCTGCGGACACTGCCGCACCGGGGCCGGCTGGCGATCCTGCCGCGCGAGAGCACGTTCGACGCGTCGGTGCCGGAGCAGATCGCGCGCCACGCCGCGGCCGCGGGCTGGGAACTCGTGTACGCGGACCCGGTGCCCGATCACACGCGCGACTTCACCGACGTCGTGCGGCAGCTCGACCGCGTGCAGGCCGACGCCGTGTCGCTGTCGACGTTCCCCGAGGCGACGCTGAGCGCGTTCCTCACCGCCGCCGAGCCGCTGCGCGACCGGACCCTCGTGCACGTCGCGTGGTCGCCGGCCGCCCCCGGGTTCACCGAGCGGTTCCGGTCGCTGAGCGACGGGCTGGTCTGGTCGACGGTGATCGGCAACGTCGACACGCCCGCCTGTCACGCGTTTGAGCAGCGCTACCGCGCGGTCTACGGCGGCGAACCCGGGCTGGGCGCGGCCGCGGTGCACTTCGACATGGTCAACGTGCTGGCCCACGTGTGGAGCCAGGTCAGCAGGCCGTGGGACTTCGCCGCGGTGCGCAAGCAGCTGCGCTCCGTCGCGTCGTTCGGGGTGACGGGCGCGCACCAGTTCCTCGGCCGCGGCCAGCGCGGCCTGTCCTACCCCGACGACACGGGCGACCCGACGCGCGGGCACCCGCACCTCGTCTACCGCATCGAGGGCGGCACCCACCGCCGGCTGGCGCCGTCGCTGCTCACGTGA